In the genome of Polaromonas vacuolata, the window AGATCATGAGATTAAATTTGTTGCCGTTTTTAACCCTGATAGGATTTATTGCTCGGGTTTGCCCGATAGGAGTCGCGCAGACCCGCTTCACAGCTTGCGTTCTTCAGCTGCATAGCAGCTGTCCCAATGGTTTTCGGGTAATTGCCGATGTCAAAAGCTCACGGGTTGGCAGTTAGAACTCGATTAAAGTGCCAGTTGATGGTATTTTTCAATTCCTGCATTTGTCCATCCCCCATTTCTGTCTAGGCCAACGTGAAGTCTTTCTTTTTATATTTCGTCACCGCACTGGCAGAAATACTCGGCTGCTTCTTACCTTACCTGTGGTTAAAACAAGGCGCGTCGGTCTGGCTACTCATACCTGCAGCGATTAGCTTGACCGTGTTTGTCTGGCTGCTGACGCTGCACGATGCGCCATCCGGTCGGGTTTACGCGGCCTATGGCGGTGTCTACATCACAACGGCTGTTAGCTGGTTGTGGTTGATCGACAAAATTAAGCCGTCAGCGTGGGATGTAGCGGGCTGTGCTTTGGCGCTGCTTGGCGTGGCTGTGATCGTCTTACAGCCGCGTTAGGCGGCAGCATGAGACTAAACACCAAAGTCTCAAGAAATTGCTAATTGAGCCAACACAGTGGCTAGGGTTTGTTCCAGTTGGGTTTAGATCAGATGACCGGTCTTGACCAAAATCAAGCAGCCTTCACTGCTAAACGGCTTGTGCTGGCTTAAATGCGGGCTGCGCATCCAGCTGCCGGCTGGAAAGTCGCCATGCTCGTCCGAGAAAACGCCTTCGACAACAAAGATTTCTTCCCCACCGAAATGTCGGTGCGGATTAAAGAAAGTCTCCGGCGCCCAGCGCACCATGGCCGTGTGTTGGCTGCCAAATTCAGTGAGCGGTAATACTGTCAGCCCTTGAACCATGCCTTCAAACCACTGCGCGCTGCGCGTGTTGATGACTACCCGTTGGCTATCTTCTGGGTCCATTTGACGCAGTCTGACGAAGAGCGTGCAGCCCTGTTTAGAAAAAGGTGCGTGACTTGAACCTGGTGGATTTTTGATGTAGGTGCCAGCTGGGTAGTCGCCCGCTGCGTCGGACAAACTGCCTTCGAGTACAAAAATTTCTTCGCCTAATCCGTGTTGGTGATCTGCAAAGCTGGCGCCAGGCAGGTACTTCACGACGGAGGTTGCTTTGGCCACTTCGCCGCCATCGCGTGCCAAAACTCTGCGTTTGACCATGGGGGAGGGCGAGTCAAGCCAAGGCAGTTGCTCACTTTGAACCACTACGCGCAGCGACACATCAGCGTTGAGCTGGGTCGCTTGCATGTTGGCAGTTTGGCTCATGAATTGTCTTCTAAGGGCGTTGCCGGTTTGGAGGTGGAAAGGTTTTCTTGCTCGTCGGCCGGGCGGGACATTTTCTCGCCGTCCCACTGCTGGCCACACCAGCACAAACCGTCGGCATTTATAAGGC includes:
- a CDS encoding YnfA family protein, translated to MKSFFLYFVTALAEILGCFLPYLWLKQGASVWLLIPAAISLTVFVWLLTLHDAPSGRVYAAYGGVYITTAVSWLWLIDKIKPSAWDVAGCALALLGVAVIVLQPR
- a CDS encoding cupin domain-containing protein codes for the protein MSQTANMQATQLNADVSLRVVVQSEQLPWLDSPSPMVKRRVLARDGGEVAKATSVVKYLPGASFADHQHGLGEEIFVLEGSLSDAAGDYPAGTYIKNPPGSSHAPFSKQGCTLFVRLRQMDPEDSQRVVINTRSAQWFEGMVQGLTVLPLTEFGSQHTAMVRWAPETFFNPHRHFGGEEIFVVEGVFSDEHGDFPAGSWMRSPHLSQHKPFSSEGCLILVKTGHLI